GACGGTGACGAGGTGGTTGAGGGCCGCGGCCACGAGCCCGGCCAGGACCAGCCACTTCTGGGTGTCCGTCCGCCCGTCGACCGGGACGAGGAACGCGGCGACGGGGAAGGCGACGACCCCGAAGAAGACGAGCAGGAACACGGCCCTCGGGACGCATTCGTTGATCCGGCGCATCGCCGTGACGAACTCGGCGTCCGTCAGACGGCCGAGCGCGGGCATGATCCCGGTCTGGAAGATCAACATGAAACCGGCGTAGAGGCCGGTGCATCCGACGGCGAGGGCGAGCAGCAGGGTGGCCATGCGGCCATTCTGGCCCGCTGCCCGCCTCCCGCGTCAGCTGTACGGGTCTCCCGACTTCAACTCGCCGTCCCCGGAAGCGCTTTCGCCCGGCTCCGCGGTCGGCCCGAGCAGCCGCTCGGCCTGCCGGACGGCCTCGGCGAGCTCCCGGACCACCGCCGATCCCGACCGTCCGGCGATCGCCTCGGCGC
Above is a genomic segment from Streptomyces sp. NBC_00094 containing:
- a CDS encoding DUF1772 domain-containing protein, encoding MATLLLALAVGCTGLYAGFMLIFQTGIMPALGRLTDAEFVTAMRRINECVPRAVFLLVFFGVVAFPVAAFLVPVDGRTDTQKWLVLAGLVAAALNHLVTVGGNVPLNVALAASERPGGEDPSTVRAAFEKRWNGFHLVRTALITVSFGALTAAAVL